CAGCGGACGCAGCGCCCGGCTGATCGCCGGGTCGGACACCGAAAGCGCTTGCGCCAGTTGGTGCTGGGTCATCGGCTCGTTCTCTTCGAGGGTGCCGAGCAGTCGCATCTGGCTGTAGCTCAACCCGCCCGAACTGTCCACCCGCCGTCGCGTGGCTTCGCCGAGCAAGAACACCACGCGATGCAGTAGATCGCCGAGTCCATCGTCCATGGGGCGAGTTTACCAGTATCTTTACTGGTTAATATTAACCTCACAATTCTCGGGTGTCCATTCGCCGTGCGGGCTCACCCCGCGCCGACGGTGCGGAACCCCGCGTTGCCCATGGTGGCATCGGGGGTGTTCGAGGAGCGGGCGGCATTGCGATATCTGGAGCAGTAGCTGTCGTGGCAGAGATACGAACCGCCGCGTAATACCCGTGACTGTCCGGCCGAAGCGCCTTGCGGATCGCGCACGTGCCCTGTCCGGGCGTCGTGCCCATAGGTGTTGGGGGAGAACCGATCCGAACACCACTCCCAGACGTTGCCTGCCATCTGCCACAGCCCGTACCCGTTGGGCCGGTACGAGCGCACCGGCGCGGTGGTCAGATATCCGTCCTCCTGGGTGTTGTCGGTCGGGAACGTGCCCTGCCAGATATTCGCGCGCCACTCGCCGCCGGCGCCCGGGGCCTCGTCGCCCCATGGATATCGGGCCCCCGGCAGGCCGCCGCGAGCGGCGAATTCCCACTCCGCCTCGGTCGGGAGACGCCGTCCGGCCCACTCGCAGTAGGCGACGGCGTCGAACCAGGACACCTGCACGACCGGGTGCTCGGCCCGGTCCGCGATGCTCGAATGCCGTCCCTCCGGATGCCGCCAGTCGGCGCCCCGCACATCGATCCACCACGGTGCCCGCGGGTCACTCCCGAGGAGATCGCCCGGCTCGGCGGCCAGGACGAGGTGAAACACGGGGGAGCAGCCGAATCTTTCTGCGTCACTTACATATCCGGTCTCCTCGACGAATGTCGCGAACGCGGCATTGGTGACGGTGGTCGTATCGATCGTGAACGGCGAGAGTGCCACGGTGTGTACGGGCGTCTCCCCGTCGGCGTGGAATCCGTCGCGGTGCGCATCGCCCATCTCGAAGATCCCGCCGGGCACGTGTGCCTGTTCGATCGGGTGCCGTGCGGAA
This genomic stretch from Nocardia brasiliensis ATCC 700358 harbors:
- a CDS encoding MarR family winged helix-turn-helix transcriptional regulator, translated to MDDGLGDLLHRVVFLLGEATRRRVDSSGGLSYSQMRLLGTLEENEPMTQHQLAQALSVSDPAISRALRPLEAAGLIRITPDPEHGRRRLVSTTEAGRNAFHTSGKPLYDELRTGLLAAGFPYERYLRDTIRLAEILERDR
- a CDS encoding formylglycine-generating enzyme family protein yields the protein MSSARHPIEQAHVPGGIFEMGDAHRDGFHADGETPVHTVALSPFTIDTTTVTNAAFATFVEETGYVSDAERFGCSPVFHLVLAAEPGDLLGSDPRAPWWIDVRGADWRHPEGRHSSIADRAEHPVVQVSWFDAVAYCEWAGRRLPTEAEWEFAARGGLPGARYPWGDEAPGAGGEWRANIWQGTFPTDNTQEDGYLTTAPVRSYRPNGYGLWQMAGNVWEWCSDRFSPNTYGHDARTGHVRDPQGASAGQSRVLRGGSYLCHDSYCSRYRNAARSSNTPDATMGNAGFRTVGAG